A window from Drosophila subobscura isolate 14011-0131.10 chromosome O, UCBerk_Dsub_1.0, whole genome shotgun sequence encodes these proteins:
- the LOC117897215 gene encoding lachesin isoform X3 — MMTKNEPMFISRSETFKFITGETIVLPCEVANTDTYVVAWKRGIAILTAGSVKVTPDPRVRLVNGFNLQIREALPTDAGDYICQIATMDPREITHTVEILVPPRIHHISTGGHLQVKKGSSVRIECSATGNPMPNVTWSRKNNILPNGEEKLHSHVLSIENVDRHKGGVYICTANNRVGQPASSQVVLHVLYSPEIAVERPVVFSGEGHEAMLVCIVHGETQPEVIWFKDTMQLDTTERHIMETRGSRHTLIIRKVHPQDFGNYSCVAENQLGKARKTLQLSGKPNVAVFNSPPISQYKDRYNISWAVDSHSPIEEYKLSFRKLPQGHEVVGNAIDSQSSSSSLSSSQSSSSSSSQMYGSGLHSHHIGSNIGGGGGSLSGGVGMGSYGGYGNLMHWGRNDWRNVVLPAMPLSHHYSQGMSYMVRGLDPDQHYEATVQSRNRYGWSDLTNSFVFSTSSNDGPVDLSTFLNHGLSDNEMRDLSVTFYGSSAINRQKLGLLALSSATLILSLIMA; from the exons ACACCTATGTTGTGGCCTGGAAGCGGGGTATTGCCATATTAACAGCTGGTTCCGTGAAAGTGACGCCCGATCCACGCGTGCGCCTGGTCAATGGCTTCAATCTGCAGATACGTGAGGCCCTGCCAACGGATGCCGGCGATTATATTTGCCAAATTGCCACGATGGATCCACGGGAAATCACACACACTGTCGAGATATTGG TGCCACCGAGGATTCATCACATTAGCACCGGCGGACATTTGCAAGTCAAGAAGGGCTCCTCAGTGCGCATCGAGTGCTCGGCCACTGGTAATCCAATGCCAAATGTGACCTGGAGCcgcaaaaataatattttgcccAATG GCGAGGAGAAGCTCCACTCGCACGTCCTCTCCATCGAGAACGTGGACCGGCACAAGGGCGGCGTCTACATATGCACGGCGAACAATCGCGTCGGCCAGCCCGCCTCCAGCCAGGTGGTGCTCCATGTTCTAT ATTCGCCAGAAATCGCAGTGGAGCGTCCCGTTGTCTTCTCGGGAGAAGGGCACGAGGCCATGCTGGTCTGCATCGTCCATGGCGAAACACAGCCTGAG GTAATTTGGTTCAAAGACACCATGCAACTGGATACCACGGAGCGGCACATCATGGAGACGCGGGGCTCGCGGCACACGCTGATTATACGCAAAGTGCATCCGCAGGACTTTGGCAACTACTCCTGTGTGGCCGAGAACCAGCTTGGAAAGGCACGCAAGACCCTGCAGTTGAGCGGAAAACCGAATGTAGCCGTTTTTAATTCACCGCCAATCAGTCAGTACAAGGACAG ATACAACATCTCGTGGGCAGTGGACTCGCATTCGCCCATCGAGGAGTACAAGTTGTCCTTCCGCAAGCTGCCACAAGGACATGAGGTCGTTGGCAATGCCATTGACTCGCAATCctcttcgtcgtcgttgtcgtcatcgcagtcctcgtcctcctcctcgtcgcaGATGTACGGCTCCGGTCTCCACTCGCATCACATTGGCAGCAacatcggaggaggaggaggcagcctcTCCGGCGGAGTCGGCATGGGCAGCTATGGCGGCTACGGCAATCTGATGCACTGGGGACGCAACGACTGGCGCAATGTGGTCCTGCCAGCCATGCCCCTCTCGCATCACTACTCGCAGGGCATGAGCTACATGGTACGCGGCCTGGATCCCGATCAGCACTACGAGGCCACCGTGCAGTCCAG GAATCGTTACGGCTGGAGCGATTTGACCAACAGTTTTGTCTTCTCCACATCATCGAATG ATGGACCTGTCGATCTGTCCACCTTTTTGAATCACGGTCTGTCAG aTAACGAGATGCGCGATCTGAGTGTCACATTCTATGGGAGCAGTGCCATAAATAGGCAAAAACTTGGACTCCTGGCACTGAGCTCGGCCACGCTGATCCTCAGCCTTATAATGGCCTAA
- the LOC117897216 gene encoding lanC-like protein 3 homolog — MLGHNRSLPNPFPDFVPGEGQTAADDKQIKSLIRLYVQTILEENDSEVDERGDLYVGDAGISFMFWKLYTSEQTRSMFPKALDYALALMGNAKQKCKPHLKRSAERFSFICGNAGIYAVSAAISAALGNTKALTKDLDIFKTGIPSSLERMHTKTGCDDFMQGRAGYLAGCYWLNEVLGRKEIPDDTVIAICQMIVKSGREYSKIRKSQSPLMYQHYGTQYLGASHGICGILHMLLDSPWFRTTPMSAPEDVIRDIKTSIDLFVKLQDSVGNFPVSMEDLCTGRDPDRRLLHWCHGAPGAVYLLAKAYLIFNDEKYLAAIRQVADLVWVRGVLRKGPGICHGVASGGYVFLLLFRLTNEMMYHYRALKFMEVLTDADYQEQARMPDRPHSLFEGVAGTVCFLIDLLNPEQASFPFMDVLH, encoded by the coding sequence aTGCTAGGTCATAATCGCTCTCTTCCAAATCCGTTTCCGGATTTCGTCCCGGGCGAGGGACAGACTGCAGCCGAtgacaaacaaatcaaaagtttGATTCGGTTGTACGTGCAGACCATTCTGGAGGAGAATGACTCGGAGGTGGATGAGCGCGGTGATTTGTATGTGGGAGATGCTGGCATAAGCTTCATGTTCTGGAAGCTCTACACATCGGAGCAGACTCGCTCTATGTTCCCTAAAGCACTGGACTACGCCCTCGCCTTGATGGGCAACGCCAAGCAGAAGTGCAAGCCACATTTGAAGCGATCCGCGGAACGCTTCTCCTTCATCTGTGGTAATGCTGGGATATACGCCGTGTCCGCCGCCATCTCGGCAGCACTCGGGAACACCAAAGCCTTGACCAAGGATTTGGATATCTTCAAGACGGGCATTCCGTCCAGCTTGGAGagaatgcacacaaaaactgGCTGCGACGACTTCATGCAGGGACGAGCTGGCTATCTGGCTGGCTGCTACTGGCTCAACGAGGTTCTCGGACGGAAGGAGATCCCCGACGATACCGTCATCGCCATTTGCCAGATGATCGTGAAAAGTGGCCGCGAGTACAGCAAGATCCGCAAGAGCCAGTCACCGCTGATGTATCAGCATTACGGAACCCAGTATCTGGGAGCTTCCCATGGCATCTGCGGCATTCTCCACATGCTGCTCGACAGTCCCTGGTTCCGCACAACACCAATGTCTGCCCCGGAAGACGTGATACGCGACATTAAGACCTCTATTGACCTCTTTGTCAAACTTCAGGACAGCGTGGGAAACTTTCCAGTGTCCATGGAGGACCTCTGTACTGGACGGGATCCAGACCGGCGCCTGCTGCACTGGTGTCACGGCGCTCCAGGGGCTGTCTACTTGCTGGCCAAGGCCTACTTGATATTCAATGATGAGAAGTACTTGGCAGCCATACGTCAGGTGGCGGATCTCGTCTGGGTGCGGGGAGTCTTGCGCAAGGGTCCAGGCATCTGTCACGGCGTGGCCAGCGGTGGCTAtgtctttctgctgctcttccgcCTCACCAACGAGATGATGTACCACTACAGGGCACTCAAGTTCATGGAGGTGCTGACCGATGCCGACTACCAGGAGCAGGCTCGTATGCCCGATCGTCCACACAGCCTTTTCGAGGGCGTGGCTGGCACTGTGTGCTTTCTGATTGATCTTTTGAATCCGGAGCAGGCCTCGTTCCCCTTCATGGATGTGCTTCATTAG